DNA from Corynebacterium aurimucosum ATCC 700975:
TGGGAATAGGCAGCAAGCCCTAAGCGTTGCATGACACAGAACGCTGATGAAGTCCGTACGCTCGTTATGAAGCGCACGATGAGAAGGAGGAATCACTACCATGCAGGAAGAACAGCGCCGCATGTATGAACTGGAGTATCCCGCTCCAGTGGTCAAGGATGATTCGACTCCAGACAACGGCCCCACGATGATCGTTGCTATGAATGGTTATGCCGATGCCGGACAGGCCGTCGAAGCCAGTGCCGATCACCTCAAGGCCGCTTTGGAAAACCGCCAGCTGGCCTCGTTTAACAATGATGAGCTCATTGATTACCGCTCGCGCCGCCCCGCCGTCACCATCGATCATGACCGTACGGTGGAGATTGAGAACACTGACTTGGGCATCAAGGTGCTGCGGGATAACTCTGGCACTCCATTCTTGCTTCTTTCGGGCCCTGAACCGGACTTGCGGTGGGAGGCCTTTACGGATGCGGTGGTGAACTTGGTGGAGAAATTCGATATCAAGAACACCATCATGCTCTACTCGGCGCCCATGCCGGTGCCGCACACCCGCCCCACTGTGGTAACAGCGCATGGTAATTCCCCGGAGCTCCTTAACTCAATGGTGCGCATGGAATCCACCATGATGGTCCCCGGCGCCGCCGCTCTGTATATCGAGCGAGCCTTGGACAAGAAGGGCCGCCGCGTCGCCGGGTACACCGCTCATGTTCCGCATTACCTGGCCGCCTCCCCGTACCCGTCGGCCACGCTGCGTCTTTTGGATTCGGTGGCGAGCGCAGCTGGCCTCAACATCCCGCTGGGCAGCTTGGAAGCAGACGTGACTCGCGTTAACCAGCAGTTGGAGGAGCAGGTTACCAACTCTGAGGAGATTGCAGGCGTGGTCCACCAGCTGGAGGAACAATACGATGCCTACATGGAGCGCTACCGCTCCCGCCACCCGCAGGCCATCATGCCGGGCGAAGAGCACATGCCTACTGGTGAGGAGATCGGAGCAGACTTCGAAGCTTTCCTCGCGGGCCTCGACGAGAACCCGGATATCCTCTCCGAAGAGATCGATGACCGCGAAGACAACTACGGTCGGGAGCAAGGCCCCGGCTCGGATATGGATGATGACATCTAATCGCGGTTAGGTATACCGCACGAACACAAGCACCGAGGACAGGTATCCGGGACTCTAGGGCGGAGGCCTAGTCCGCGGTGCTTTTCGCCTAAGGTGGGACGGGTGAACCTTTCTCAGATGTTGCCCGATCTCGCCGAAGTCCCCGAGTCGATGGTTGATGAGGCCATCTGGGACACATTTTTGTCCTGGACTTCTGGCCGCGGTATTTCGCTTTACCCAGCGCAGGAAGAGGCCTCCCTCGGCATCCTTGCCGGGGATAACGTCATCCTGGCAACTCCCACTGGGTCCGGTAAGTCCATGGTGGCCAACGCCGCCCACTTCATTGCTTTGGCGCGCGGCCAGCGTAGTTTCTACACCGCACCTATCAAGGCCTTGGTGAGTGAGAAATTCTTCGCGCTCTGTGAGATTTTCGGCCCCGAGAACGTCGGCATGATGACCGGTGATGCCACGGTCAACGGCTCCGCTCCCATCATCGCCGCGACGGCCGAGATTGTGGCGAATATTGCGCTGCGTGATGGCGCGGAAGCCGCCATTGATCAGGTAATCATGGATGAGTTCCATTACTACTCCGAGCCCGAACGCGGCTGGGCCTGGCAGGTACCGCTGCTGGAGCTACCGAAGGCCCAGTTCTTGCTCATGTCCGCTACCTTGGGCGATACCGCCTGGCTGGAGAAGGATTTGACGGAGCGTACTGGCCGCACGACGACACTGGTGGCGGGAACAACGCGCCCGGTGCCCCTCGACTTCTCTTATGTCTTTTCTGCAGTCCACGAGACCATCGAGGAGCTACTCGCCGACGGCAAAGCCCCTGTCTATGTCGTCCATTTCTCTCAGCGCGAGGCCTCGGATCGCGCGCAGGCACTAACTTCGCTGTCGAAGATCATCACCCCTGAGGAGAAGGAGGCCATTGCCGCTGAGCTCGCGGGCTTCCGCTTCACCACGACGTTCGGCAAAGACCTCTCTAAGCTTCTACGTAAGGGCATCGGTGTGCACCACGCTGGCATGTTGCCGAAATACCGGCGCTTGGTTGAGCGGTTGGCGCAGAAGGGCCTTCTCAAGATTATTTGCGGTACCGATACTTTGGGTGTGGGCATCAACGTTCCCATTCGCACAGTCCTGATGACCGGCCTTGCTAAATATGATGGAACCCGCCAACGCATTCTGAAGTCCCGGGAATTTCACCAGATTGCTGGCCGCGCTGGCCGCGCCGGTTATGACACAGAAGGCACCGTCGTGGTGCAGGCGCCAGAGCATGAGATTGAGAACGCCAAGGCGCGGCGCCGTGTGGGCGATGACCCAGCAAGGCTCAAGAAGCTGAAAAAGAAGTCTGCGCGCGACGGTGAAGTGTCCTGGTCGGAACAGACTTACGCACGGCTTATCGACGCCGAACCGGAGCAACTAACGTCCCAGTTCCGAGTGTCCAATTCTATGTTGCTCAACGTGCTCGCCCGCCACGGGAACGGCTATGAGCATCTCAAGCACCTGCTGCGCACGAGCCACAACACGCGTGCCCGCCAGAACGAGGACATCCTGACGGCGTTGAGCCTGTTCCGGGGACTTCTCAATTCGGGCGTGGTGCAAAAGTCTACAAAAGGGCTCGATATCTACGGACGCCCCTACCACGTCGTGCGAGAGATGCCGCGCGATTTCGCCTTGAACCAACCTTTGGGGCCCTTCGCGCTGGCAGCGCTCACCTTATTAGATCCAGATTCGGATACTTATGCACTCGACGTCATCTCCGTGTTCGAGGCGGTACTTGATGATCCACGCCAGGTGCTCATTGCACAGCAAAAGCAGCGACGCGGCGAGGAAATCGCAGCACTCAAGGCTGAGGGCGTGGACTATACCGAGCGCATGGCCATCGTGGAGGAGATCACGTGGCCAAAGCCCCTGGAAGAGCTCCTCGAACAGTCCTATGAGACCTTCTGCCAGACCAACCCATGGGCTAAGGAGTTCGAGCTGCGGCCGAAGTCTGTAGTGCGCGACATGCTGGAGAGCGCCATGACTTTTTCCGATCTCGTCGCCACCTACGGCCTTGCCCGCTCGGAAGGCGTCATTTTGCGCTACCTGACCGATGCCTGGCGCACGCTCAAGCAATCCATCCCTGCGGAGTTCCTCACCGAGGAACTCGAGGACATTATCGTCTGGCTCGGTGAGCTTATCCGCCAAGTCGATTCTTCGCTTGTCGACGAGTGGGCTGAGCTGGCTGGCGAGGACTCTCCCATTTCCCAGGAGGATTTGGACCGCGAGTTGGCCTTCGGAGTCGAGGATCCCACCGCCTTGACCGCGAATCAGCGGGCTTTCAGCATCATGGTGCGCAACTACTTTTTCCGACTTGCCCAGCTCTTTGCGTTGGAGAAGGAAGAGCGCTTGGCAGACCTGTTGGACTACTTGGAGGAGATTCCTGACTTTGGCCGTGCCCTCGATGACTACTTCGATGACTACGAGGACATCGACACTGGGCCAGCGGCTAGGGGCCAGGAATACTTTGTCTTGGACAAAGGCGACACGAGCTCGGGCGTTCGTGGCGTTGGCGGCTCGCGGTCGTGGACCGTGCGTCAGATCCTTAAGGACCCAGAGGGTGATAACTCCTATCAGCTCGTTGGCACCGTAGATCTCGATGCCTCCGATGAAGTCGGGGAAGTGCGGCTATCTGAGCTGCGCGTGGAGTACTAGGGCGCATAAGCAGGGACTATTAATACCCCCTTTCTGTATTAATAATTTCTACCCACCGCATATTATGCGTATGATTGGGAATGAGCACGCCACAACAGATAGACGAACGCAAGCTTTCCCCTATCCCTCACGCCAGCGGAGCTCCCGCGGCCGAGCGCCTCACACCTGGCTCCTTCACCATGAAGGTTCTCAACGGTATCTCCATCGCCGTCGTTGTGTCGCTCGTCCCACAAGCACTGCTCGGTGAATTAGCCAAGGCACTACTCCCCTTGTGGTCCGGCGCATCCACCGTCATAGCACTGACGGGCCTAGCCGCAAGCCTCTTGCCGGTAATGATCGGCGTCCTGGTAGGCATCGAATTTAAGATGACTCCAATCCAGACTGCTGCAGTTGGTATTGCGTCCTTCTGCGGCTCAGGCGTGGCCACTGTTAACCCCGAAGGCGGCTTCTTCCTCAAAGGCACCGGTCTTGTTATCAACTCAGGCATTACCGCAGCCATAGCAGTGGGATTATTGCTCTTTATCGGCGACAGGCTGAAGAACTACTCTATTTTGTTGCTATCCACCATCGTGACGCTGGTGGCGGGCACCATCGGATGGGCTGTCACCTTCCCCATCGTCAAGGTCTTCACCCTCTGGCTGGGCAACTTGGTCAATGGCGCAACGACCTTGCAGCCCGTTCTTATGGGCGTTGTCCTCGCAGTCCTTTTCGCCATCATGATTGTCTCCCCGGTCTCCACAGTCGGCATT
Protein-coding regions in this window:
- a CDS encoding PAC2 family protein, which codes for MQEEQRRMYELEYPAPVVKDDSTPDNGPTMIVAMNGYADAGQAVEASADHLKAALENRQLASFNNDELIDYRSRRPAVTIDHDRTVEIENTDLGIKVLRDNSGTPFLLLSGPEPDLRWEAFTDAVVNLVEKFDIKNTIMLYSAPMPVPHTRPTVVTAHGNSPELLNSMVRMESTMMVPGAAALYIERALDKKGRRVAGYTAHVPHYLAASPYPSATLRLLDSVASAAGLNIPLGSLEADVTRVNQQLEEQVTNSEEIAGVVHQLEEQYDAYMERYRSRHPQAIMPGEEHMPTGEEIGADFEAFLAGLDENPDILSEEIDDREDNYGREQGPGSDMDDDI
- a CDS encoding DEAD/DEAH box helicase, whose translation is MNLSQMLPDLAEVPESMVDEAIWDTFLSWTSGRGISLYPAQEEASLGILAGDNVILATPTGSGKSMVANAAHFIALARGQRSFYTAPIKALVSEKFFALCEIFGPENVGMMTGDATVNGSAPIIAATAEIVANIALRDGAEAAIDQVIMDEFHYYSEPERGWAWQVPLLELPKAQFLLMSATLGDTAWLEKDLTERTGRTTTLVAGTTRPVPLDFSYVFSAVHETIEELLADGKAPVYVVHFSQREASDRAQALTSLSKIITPEEKEAIAAELAGFRFTTTFGKDLSKLLRKGIGVHHAGMLPKYRRLVERLAQKGLLKIICGTDTLGVGINVPIRTVLMTGLAKYDGTRQRILKSREFHQIAGRAGRAGYDTEGTVVVQAPEHEIENAKARRRVGDDPARLKKLKKKSARDGEVSWSEQTYARLIDAEPEQLTSQFRVSNSMLLNVLARHGNGYEHLKHLLRTSHNTRARQNEDILTALSLFRGLLNSGVVQKSTKGLDIYGRPYHVVREMPRDFALNQPLGPFALAALTLLDPDSDTYALDVISVFEAVLDDPRQVLIAQQKQRRGEEIAALKAEGVDYTERMAIVEEITWPKPLEELLEQSYETFCQTNPWAKEFELRPKSVVRDMLESAMTFSDLVATYGLARSEGVILRYLTDAWRTLKQSIPAEFLTEELEDIIVWLGELIRQVDSSLVDEWAELAGEDSPISQEDLDRELAFGVEDPTALTANQRAFSIMVRNYFFRLAQLFALEKEERLADLLDYLEEIPDFGRALDDYFDDYEDIDTGPAARGQEYFVLDKGDTSSGVRGVGGSRSWTVRQILKDPEGDNSYQLVGTVDLDASDEVGEVRLSELRVEY
- a CDS encoding PTS sugar transporter subunit IIC, whose product is MKVLNGISIAVVVSLVPQALLGELAKALLPLWSGASTVIALTGLAASLLPVMIGVLVGIEFKMTPIQTAAVGIASFCGSGVATVNPEGGFFLKGTGLVINSGITAAIAVGLLLFIGDRLKNYSILLLSTIVTLVAGTIGWAVTFPIVKVFTLWLGNLVNGATTLQPVLMGVVLAVLFAIMIVSPVSTVGIATAIFIDGIASGTANLGAVAAGFTLLVAGWRVNGFATSILHVLGSPKVQMANMLSKPVTFLPVICSAAVLGGVGGALGISGTPISAGFGISGLMGPLAALNYEGWGWSAGNVMIITFVYVILPLALALLFCWLFEKVLHLTRAEYFSLDFK